A part of Bacteroidia bacterium genomic DNA contains:
- a CDS encoding DUF1343 domain-containing protein, giving the protein MQYFRTIWLLIWIGNFLIISCQPLPNQAKEKQPSRVVLGSEILLTQKLDILKNKRVALVANATSVVFDSIHLVDALLEKKVNLVRIFAPEHGFRTDVDMEATVVNHTDTKTGLPIVSLYGKIKKPTYEHLADVDIVLFDIQDVGTRFYTYLTTMCYVMEACAEFGKEIIIMDRPNPNGYYVAGPILDSSLTSFVGLHPVPIVHGMTLGEYARMVNGEKWLAGGRVAKLQVILCQGYRHKLRWQETGRTWIPPSPNLKTPEAAAWYPVLCWYEGTIVSVGRGTEKPFEQIGFPQHVGFHRAYQRDSALKEKTHFSINGVNLEITTFTPKRMPNASYEPPCLNQLCYGVRFIDLQPPDTGLFRFGLQLLFNCYHEYREFYKKYDQYYEPPVSFFNSYFQRLAGDTTLQESVLNQKNPEEIYNRWERDARTFKKTRLNYLLYPD; this is encoded by the coding sequence ATGCAATATTTTAGAACTATCTGGCTGCTAATATGGATCGGAAACTTTCTAATAATAAGTTGCCAACCTCTTCCAAACCAAGCTAAAGAAAAACAACCTTCAAGGGTTGTTTTAGGTTCAGAAATCTTATTGACCCAAAAATTAGATATACTCAAAAACAAACGAGTGGCTTTGGTAGCCAATGCTACTTCCGTAGTCTTTGACTCCATACATTTAGTAGATGCACTCTTAGAGAAAAAAGTTAATTTAGTACGAATTTTTGCCCCCGAACATGGTTTTAGAACGGATGTAGATATGGAGGCAACCGTAGTAAACCATACAGATACTAAAACCGGCCTGCCAATAGTTTCTTTATACGGAAAAATAAAAAAACCTACCTATGAGCATTTAGCAGATGTAGATATTGTTTTATTTGATATTCAGGATGTTGGAACGCGCTTTTATACGTATCTCACAACCATGTGCTATGTTATGGAAGCCTGTGCCGAGTTTGGTAAAGAAATTATTATTATGGACAGACCCAACCCCAACGGATATTATGTGGCCGGACCCATATTAGATTCAAGTTTAACGTCTTTTGTGGGGTTGCATCCCGTACCAATTGTTCATGGGATGACCTTAGGGGAATATGCCCGTATGGTTAATGGAGAAAAATGGTTAGCCGGTGGCCGGGTGGCTAAGTTACAGGTGATTTTGTGTCAAGGATACCGGCATAAACTTCGGTGGCAAGAAACCGGTCGTACTTGGATCCCTCCATCTCCCAATTTAAAAACGCCGGAAGCTGCCGCTTGGTATCCCGTATTATGCTGGTATGAAGGCACAATAGTTAGCGTTGGGAGAGGTACTGAAAAGCCATTTGAACAAATTGGATTTCCTCAACACGTTGGTTTCCACAGAGCTTACCAAAGAGACTCTGCCCTGAAAGAAAAAACACACTTCTCAATCAATGGTGTAAATCTCGAAATAACCACCTTTACCCCCAAACGAATGCCCAATGCTTCTTACGAACCGCCGTGCTTAAACCAACTTTGCTACGGAGTTCGGTTTATTGACCTCCAGCCCCCAGATACAGGACTTTTCCGCTTCGGGCTGCAACTATTATTTAATTGCTACCATGAATACCGTGAGTTTTACAAAAAATATGACCAATACTATGAACCGCCGGTGTCATTTTTTAATAGCTATTTTCAACGCCTTGCAGGCGACACAACGCTACAAGAATCAGTTCTAAATCAAAAGAATCCCGAAGAAATCTATAACCGTTGGGAACGTGATGCCCGTACATTCAAAAAAACGCGACTTAATTATTTACTGTATCCAGATTGA